In a genomic window of Diadema setosum chromosome 3, eeDiaSeto1, whole genome shotgun sequence:
- the LOC140246736 gene encoding alpha-2,8-sialyltransferase 8B-like, with protein sequence MVGRGYVHGFLALCFFPVITIVSVLTSATIDLRRMRRYELGHDYLHKEVPTTKKSSKANKFLVARDNITSGMTRDKTIQIFINGIPPKTKGKSSSKSRKAQSEQTRTVPLVDSCSIVGNSGVLLESNCGDVIDRADVVLRMNLAPAGGEFARDVGSKTNLTTINFELGRTMSSCAQDVYAKKPLKKIPEKCQSLLKLMRRQNNTVVWYFKTSLKVNGLIRKGLEFYKKYYNLHVLFAFSPESPFPQAHKWLGVNVATTGAAVYLAANTFCRRITMFGFYPRYVDPTNRTLRYHYYDDTPKNYSKSPHSFNEEFEVWQSLEDDGYLRIINDCAGKWDKHDYRSQLDI encoded by the exons ATGGTTGGCCGTGGGTACGTCCATGGGTTCCTTGCCCTGTGTTTCTTCCCGGTGATCACGATCGTCAGCGTTTTGACATCAGCAACCATCGACCTAAGGAGGATGAGAAGATATGAACTCGGGCATG ATTATCTCCACAAGGAAGTACCAACGACAAAAAAGTCATCCAAAGCGAACAAGTTTCTTGTAGCACG GGATAACATCACGTCGGGAATGACTCGTGACAAGACTATCCAGATATTCATCAATGGAATCCCGCCAAAGACAAAGGGAAAATCCTCGTCTAAATCTCGCAAGGCCCAGAGCGAGCAAACCCGGACTGTTCCGCTGGTGGACTCGTGCTCCATCGTCGGGAATAGCGGCGTTCTGTTGGAAAGCAATTGCGGTGACGTCATTGACAGGGCGGATGTAGTCCTGCGGATGAACCTCGCGCCCGCGGGAGGGGAATTTGCTCGTGACGTCGGATCGAAGACTAATCTAACTACGATAAACTTTGAGCTGGGCAGAACGATGTCGTCTTGCGCCCAAGATGTGTACGCCAAGAAACCACTTAAAAAGATACCGGAGAAATGCCAAAGTTTATTGAAACTCATGCGGCGTCAAAATAACACTGTCGTTTGGTATTTCAAAACTAGTTTGAAGGTTAATGGGCTCATCAGGAAAGGACTGGAGTTTTACAAGAAATATTACAACCTGCATGTTCTCTTTGCTTTCAGTCCCGAAAGTCCATTCCCACAAGCACACAA GTGGCTGGGAGTCAATGTTGCAACGACTGGCGCGGCAGTCTATCTCGCAGCTAATACATTTTGCCGACGAATAACGATGTTCGGATTCTATCCGCGCTACGTCGATCCTACAAATCGAACCCTTCGCTATCATTACTACGACGACACGCCAAAGAACTACTCAAAGAGTCCCCACTCATTCAACGAGGAGTTCGAGGTGTGGCAGTCGTTGGAAGACGACGGCTATTTGCGGATCATCAACGATTGCGCGGGAAAGTGGGACAAGCACGACTACCGCAGTCAGCTAGATATCTGA